agagccattcagctccagactgacctgagatcagagacagagagccatTCAGCTccagactgacctgagatcagagacagagagccatTCAGCTccagactgacctgagatcagagaGCCGTTGAGCAccagactgacctgagatcagagaGCCGTTGAGCAccagactgacctgagatcagagagagagagccattcagctccagactgacctgagatcagagagagagccattcagctccagactgacctgagatcagagagagagccattcagctccagactgacctgagatcagagaGAGCCGTTGAGCAccagactgacctgagatcagagaGCCGTTGAGCAccagactgacctgagatcagagaGCCGTTGTGCAccagactgacctgagatcagagaGCCGTTGAGCAccagactgacctgagatcagtgaGAGAGCCGTTCAGCTccagactgacctgagatcagagagagagagccattcagctccagactgacctgagatcagagaGAGCCGTTCAGCTccagactgacctgagatcagagagagagagccgttgAGCAccagactgacctgagatcagagacagagagccatTCAGCTccagactgacctgagatcagagaGAGCCGTTGTGCAccagactgacctgagatcagtgagagagagccaTTCAGCTccagactgacctgagatcagagaGAGCCGTTCAGCTccagactgacctgagatcagagagagagagccattcagctccagactgacctgagatcagagagagacCAGAACCACCAAGCATAATTTCGAAGAGCTTGTTTTCCCTGGTAAGTGGCAAATGACAACTTTTTCAAACCGAGTAACTGGAGGCAGAAACAGCCGATCAGATGACAAACCGGAAGAGCGAAACAGAgactaatgtaaaaaaaaatttacaacaGGGGTCGTAACACCTGCctgttcaaaaaacattttaatacacacaggtgtgtgggtCAGTGTCGTTGGCAGGCTCACCTGTGTGGTCTATACACAGGTGTGTGCGTCAGTGTCGTTGGTAGGCTCACCTGTATGGTTCACACACAAGTGTGTGGGTCAGTGTCGTTGGTAGGCTCACCTGTATGGTCTGCCTGTTGTACACCTTGACTACATGGAAGCTGAAGCTGTAGACTCCCTTCCTGGGGGCCAGGAAAATGCTGCGGGCGGGGTCAAAGTGCCCCCCCACATTCACCAGGatctgcacagcacacagtccAAAAAACAACATGGTCAACAACATGGCCGCTACAGAGAGGGCTCAACATGGCCGCTGCAGAGAGGGCTCAACACGGCCGCTGCAGAGAGGGCTCAACATGGCCGCTGCAGAGAGGGCTCAACATGGCCGCTGCAGAGCGGGCCCAACATGGCCGCTGCAGAGAGGGCTCAACATGGCCGCTGCAGAGCGGGCCCAACATGGCCGCTGCAGAGAGGGCTCAACATGGCCGCTGCAGAGAGGGCTCAACATGGCCGCTGCAGAGCGGGCCCAACATGGCCGCTGCAGAGCGGGCTCAACATGGCCGCTGCAGAGAGGGCTCAACATGGCCGCTGCAGAGAGGGCTCAACATGGCCGCTGCAGAGCGGGCCCAACATGGCCGCTGCAGAGAGGGCTCAACATGGCCGCTGCAGAGCGGGTCCAACATGGCCGCTGCAGAGAGGGCTCAACATGGCCGCTGCAGAGAGGGCCTAATATGGCCGCTGCAGAGGTGCTGCGGCGTTGATGTGATTCTGTAATGGTGCTGTAGTGTTGCATGGCCATTGTGGTCATGTGGCATTGATACTGGGGTGGTGTTGTGCGGATGTGGTCATGTGGCATTGATACTGGGGTGGTGGTGTGCGGATGTGGTGGTATTCTGTGGTTGCGGTGCTGATTTATGCTCATGGGCACAGTGGCGGCTGACCTGGTCGAAGTATATGGTCATGGTGCGGTTGCTCATCTCGGAGGGCTCATGGTTGGTGTTGCGGGAGGCAGAGAAGGCGACGCGGCCGGTTCCTGAGCGCACCGACATGCCAAGAGCGTTCCCCGTCGGCTCGGAGGAGGGCGTGGAGTCGCACACCACCAAACACTTCCCCTCCAGCACGATGGGCTCTGTGTCATTTTGCCCTCCAGCCACCAGGGGGCCACGCAGGGCCAGCAGCAACCCAAGCAGCAGGGCACAGCCCTGGGGCACTGCAGACCAGGGCATGCTTCTGACTGGTCTGGCTCTCAGGGATATGTAGTCCTGGGTGGGAGAGCAGGAAAGACACATTTACAGTGGTGCCAGCAGCAGGAAGTCCATCATAGCCTCACACAACCAATCCCAGAAATACAGAGGAGTGTCAGGGACAGCCAGTCAGGGACACTGTATGAGAGGAACAGCCAGTCAGGGACactgtgtgagagaaacagcCAGTCAGGGACactgtgtgagagaaacagcCAGTCAGGGACactgtgtgagagaaacagcCAGTCAGGGACAGGGTGTGAGAGAAACAGCCAGTCAGGGACACTGTGTGAGAGGAACAGCCAGTCAGGGACactgtgtgagagaaacagcCAGTCTGGGACACTGTGTGAGAGAAGCAGCCAGTCAGGGACAGGGTGTGAGAGAAACAGCCAGtcagggacagtgtgtgagagaaacagcCAGTCAGGGACAGGGTGTGAGAGAAACAGCCAGTCAGGGAGGCTGTGTGAGAGGAACAGCCAGTcagggaggctgtgtgtgagaggaacagCCAGTCAGTGAGGCTGTATGTATATAGACATGAGGTCATGTTTGGGTGGAGATGAGGTAGTGTTTgggtggagggtgtgggggtggagatGA
The nucleotide sequence above comes from Anguilla rostrata isolate EN2019 chromosome 7, ASM1855537v3, whole genome shotgun sequence. Encoded proteins:
- the LOC135258706 gene encoding cerebellin-1-like is translated as MPWSAVPQGCALLLGLLLALRGPLVAGGQNDTEPIVLEGKCLVVCDSTPSSEPTGNALGMSVRSGTGRVAFSASRNTNHEPSEMSNRTMTIYFDQILVNVGGHFDPARSIFLAPRKGVYSFSFHVVKVYNRQTIQVSLVLNGWPVISAFAGDQDVTREAATNAGLVTMERGDKAYLKLERGNLMGGWKYSTFSGFLVFPL